A genomic stretch from Vibrio neptunius includes:
- a CDS encoding class I SAM-dependent methyltransferase, translating to MSTTADYDSIGKLFGEFTKSAAQREIEVRTIMSMVGNVDGLDVLDAACGYGFFANRFYQMGARKVVGIDISETMIELAQGYADTNQRDITYHVRNAAEMEKLGEFDLVNAAWLFNYANSLEQLKAMFKNVANNLKPGCKLVAYTVDPNFSLSEGNFDRYGVNVKTEEVWQQGYKHTAEFVTTPPSPFTFFRWSQSDYEQAIKEAGFSDFYWQKPLLQEQDVANRPEGFWDTFQSNCLQTGLVCIL from the coding sequence ATGTCAACAACTGCGGATTATGACTCAATAGGAAAGCTATTTGGCGAATTTACTAAATCAGCAGCGCAGCGCGAGATTGAAGTTCGAACAATAATGTCGATGGTGGGAAATGTTGATGGGCTGGACGTATTAGATGCGGCATGTGGTTATGGCTTCTTTGCGAATAGATTTTATCAGATGGGGGCGAGAAAAGTAGTTGGCATCGATATCTCTGAAACCATGATTGAGTTGGCTCAAGGGTATGCAGATACCAATCAACGCGATATTACCTATCATGTACGCAATGCGGCAGAAATGGAGAAGTTAGGTGAATTCGACCTAGTTAATGCAGCGTGGCTTTTTAACTATGCGAACTCACTTGAACAGCTTAAAGCGATGTTTAAAAACGTTGCCAATAACTTAAAGCCGGGCTGTAAACTTGTCGCGTATACAGTGGATCCTAATTTTTCTCTTAGTGAAGGTAACTTTGACCGTTACGGGGTTAATGTCAAAACGGAGGAGGTGTGGCAGCAAGGCTATAAACACACGGCAGAGTTCGTCACGACGCCACCGAGCCCATTTACTTTCTTCCGCTGGAGCCAGTCCGATTATGAGCAGGCGATCAAAGAAGCGGGATTTAGCGACTTTTACTGGCAAAAGCCATTACTTCAAGAACAAGATGTTGCTAATCGTCCTGAAGGCTTTTGGGATACCTTCCAAAGTAACTGCCTGCAGACGGGTTTAGTTTGTATTTTATAG
- a CDS encoding DJ-1/PfpI family protein, whose product MKKVVHLAVYDGISDWEYGYVVAHLNSPEFQKHPQTYEIKTVGRSAEPIKTKGGITLLPDMVLNELNYDQSAMLILAGSESAATGGIDDFVNKAKSFVEHGICVAAICGATAALARNGLLDDVAHTSNAKEFLAMTGYAGSHHYVETPAVSSEYIITASGIEPVAFAVEIFRKLEIYSDDMLNAWIKLFGEKDLAGFYELMESNAQ is encoded by the coding sequence ATGAAAAAGGTTGTTCATTTAGCGGTTTATGATGGTATTTCTGACTGGGAATACGGTTATGTTGTGGCACATCTCAACTCTCCTGAGTTTCAAAAACATCCCCAGACTTACGAAATCAAAACCGTAGGCCGAAGCGCAGAACCGATCAAAACCAAAGGCGGCATCACCCTATTGCCTGATATGGTGCTTAACGAGCTGAACTATGACCAAAGTGCAATGCTGATCTTGGCGGGATCCGAGAGTGCTGCCACTGGAGGAATCGATGACTTCGTCAACAAGGCAAAGAGCTTTGTCGAGCATGGCATCTGTGTTGCTGCTATCTGTGGGGCGACGGCGGCCTTAGCCAGAAATGGCTTGTTAGACGATGTGGCACATACCAGTAATGCTAAAGAGTTTCTAGCCATGACAGGTTATGCTGGAAGCCATCACTATGTTGAAACTCCGGCCGTTTCAAGCGAATACATCATTACTGCCAGTGGTATTGAGCCTGTGGCTTTTGCCGTAGAAATATTCCGCAAGCTTGAAATCTATTCAGACGATATGCTGAATGCTTGGATAAAGCTGTTTGGGGAAAAAGATCTGGCTGGCTTTTATGAGTTAATGGAGTCCAACGCCCAATGA
- a CDS encoding HPP family protein, translating to MNQYVSALIAGVGAAVTLGLLLMAQTNMESTVLVMAPFGATAVLVFGLPQSPLAQPKNVIFGHLITASIGILFSQYVGASAVSLSMATGLGITCMLVSKTTHPPAGANPLLIMLAGHGWSFLVTPVLIGTIVIVLMGKGLQKVQQYPFKPES from the coding sequence ATGAATCAGTATGTATCGGCATTAATTGCCGGTGTTGGAGCAGCCGTTACTCTTGGTCTTCTTTTGATGGCGCAAACGAATATGGAAAGTACAGTGTTGGTGATGGCACCATTTGGAGCGACAGCTGTCCTTGTGTTTGGATTGCCACAGAGCCCGCTTGCTCAGCCGAAAAATGTCATTTTTGGTCATTTGATCACTGCAAGTATTGGTATCCTGTTCTCTCAGTATGTGGGGGCTTCTGCTGTCAGTTTGTCGATGGCAACGGGGCTCGGTATCACCTGCATGTTAGTGTCTAAAACTACCCATCCGCCAGCAGGAGCCAACCCACTTTTAATTATGTTGGCAGGCCATGGTTGGTCATTTTTAGTGACCCCGGTGTTGATTGGTACCATCGTGATAGTGTTGATGGGCAAAGGACTGCAAAAAGTTCAACAATACCCCTTTAAACCCGAATCCTAA
- a CDS encoding MarR family transcriptional regulator, whose protein sequence is MSEAKQHLSTLALSVFSLHGHFLSIAESIATQAGLTATRWQVLGAVGDSALTQAEIARQMGITRQSVQRTSKQLIDEGLLETLANPLHRKAMLLQPTQEGHNALAKLTPFHSAYAQQLVDELGEDKLAKMAQVASELSAAMDKLKTI, encoded by the coding sequence ATGAGCGAAGCCAAACAGCACCTTAGTACACTCGCTCTGTCAGTATTTTCTTTACATGGTCACTTTTTATCCATTGCTGAAAGTATTGCCACTCAGGCTGGGCTTACTGCTACTCGCTGGCAGGTACTGGGGGCCGTTGGCGACTCTGCGTTGACACAAGCCGAGATTGCGCGGCAAATGGGCATAACGCGCCAAAGTGTGCAAAGAACCAGCAAGCAGCTTATTGACGAAGGGTTACTTGAAACATTGGCCAACCCGTTGCATCGAAAAGCCATGCTCCTACAGCCGACACAAGAAGGACATAACGCGTTAGCTAAGCTGACACCGTTTCATAGCGCTTATGCGCAACAGCTTGTAGATGAATTAGGAGAAGATAAGCTGGCTAAAATGGCACAAGTCGCGTCTGAGCTGTCGGCAGCCATGGATAAGCTAAAAACCATTTAG
- a CDS encoding formylglycine-generating enzyme family protein, producing the protein MKYEVDYYSPTLSATACPEMTDRELLGYPEHFTPLREFVFNEEIRSLLKDKTPQQLAEILESKDAAIDVRYFAGQHLCYQGDSRLDTFNPEMCDVPGGKVSVGLDEQQVDQVMDDCEHLKLERIWIEKETPRHSISLRDFRIGKYPITNQEYKAFLCDTEEQRIPKHWFLGRYPQECANHPVTGISVEDTESYIQWLNRKTGREFRLPTEFEWEYAAAGPNNYQYPWGNEFLADHCNTAEFGVLTTTPVGLFSHAASPFGCMDMAGNVEEFVADDYAPYPGADFIEDDLVTKLGCHRIARGGSFSRFRDLTRNTRRHGAFPKDIYVMGFRLAEDA; encoded by the coding sequence ATGAAGTACGAAGTAGATTATTACTCGCCGACACTAAGTGCTACGGCTTGTCCTGAAATGACCGATAGAGAACTCCTTGGTTATCCAGAACATTTCACCCCATTGCGTGAGTTTGTTTTTAACGAGGAAATTCGTTCACTATTAAAGGATAAAACACCTCAGCAACTGGCGGAAATCCTAGAAAGCAAAGATGCTGCCATTGACGTTCGATATTTTGCTGGTCAACACCTTTGTTACCAGGGTGACTCACGACTGGATACGTTCAATCCTGAAATGTGTGACGTCCCCGGTGGCAAGGTTTCTGTTGGGCTTGATGAGCAGCAAGTTGATCAGGTTATGGATGACTGTGAGCACCTCAAACTTGAGAGAATATGGATAGAGAAAGAAACCCCTCGCCATTCAATTTCTCTGCGTGATTTTCGCATCGGAAAATACCCAATTACTAACCAAGAGTACAAAGCGTTTCTTTGCGACACTGAAGAGCAACGCATCCCTAAGCATTGGTTTTTAGGCCGGTATCCGCAAGAGTGCGCAAATCACCCGGTGACGGGAATTAGTGTTGAAGATACGGAAAGTTATATTCAATGGCTCAATCGAAAAACAGGCCGTGAGTTTCGCTTACCGACGGAATTTGAATGGGAATATGCGGCAGCAGGCCCAAACAATTATCAGTATCCCTGGGGCAATGAGTTCCTAGCTGACCACTGTAACACGGCAGAATTTGGGGTGCTGACCACAACACCTGTCGGCTTGTTTAGTCACGCGGCTTCCCCGTTTGGTTGTATGGACATGGCAGGCAATGTTGAAGAGTTTGTTGCTGATGACTATGCCCCCTATCCGGGCGCTGATTTTATTGAAGACGATCTCGTTACCAAATTAGGTTGCCACCGAATTGCGCGTGGTGGCAGTTTTTCACGCTTTAGAGACTTAACTAGAAATACCCGCCGCCACGGAGCCTTTCCAAAGGATATCTACGTGATGGGATTTAGATTGGCAGAGGATGCATAA